The proteins below come from a single Triticum aestivum cultivar Chinese Spring chromosome 5D, IWGSC CS RefSeq v2.1, whole genome shotgun sequence genomic window:
- the LOC123119672 gene encoding mitochondrial import receptor subunit TOM5 homolog: MAAAKAALEKMRAFWDSQCNNEENWAVNYKVLKAAGIFAGSVFLMHNFGHNMVI, from the exons atggcggcggcgaaggcggcgttggagaAGATGAGGGCGTTCTGGGACTCACAGTGCAACAACGAGGAGAACTGGGCGGTCAACTAT AAGGTGCTAAAGGCTGCTGGTATATTTGCTGGATCTGTCTTCCTGATGCACAACTTTGGCCATAATATGGTTATCTAA
- the LOC123119670 gene encoding uncharacterized protein — protein sequence MASLLSPNTFAATTARPTGRRGRLTPSVTAMATKGPKPSSGGTKRSSGTTTVFPVGKPAGPPRPATTKGSAPVKLLTNVEKLRLLTKAEKAGLLSAAERAGLSLSAVERLGLLSKAEELGVLSAATDPGTPGSLQGLALLLLAAGPAVVFLVPEQYPWEVALQAVAALVCVAGGSAAFAASSFVSRLQGSSG from the exons ATGGCGTCGCTTCTGTCGCCCAACACATTCGCTGCGACCACGGCGAGGCCGACCGGCAGGAGGGGCCGCCTTACTCCCAGTGTCACCGCCATGGCAACCAAGGGCCCGAAGCCCAGCTCCGGCGGCACGAAAAGATCGTCG GGCACTACCACGGTGTTCCCGGTGGGGAAGCCCGCGGGCCCGCCGCGGCCGGCGACGACGAAGGGGTCGGCGCCCGTGAAGCTGCTGACGAACGTGGAGAAGCTGCGGCTGCTGACCAAGGCGGAGAAGGCGGGACTGCTGTCCGCGGCGGAGCGCGCCGGGCTGTCGCTGTCAGCGGTCGAGCGGCTCGGGCTGCTGTCcaaggcggaggagctcggggtgcTGTCGGCCGCCACCGACCCCGGCACCCCCGGCTCGCTGCAGGGCCTCGCGCTCCTGCTGCTGGCCGCCGGCCCCGCCGTCGTCTTCCTCGTCCCCGAGCAGTACCCCTGGGAGGTGGCGCTCcaggccgtcgccgccctcgtctgcGTCGCCGGGGGCTCCGCCGCGTTCGCCGCGTCCAGCTTCGTGTCCAGGCTCCAGGGCTCCTCTGGCTGA
- the LOC123119669 gene encoding probable RNA 3'-terminal phosphate cyclase-like protein translates to MGREKSRRLSGSRDFRQRLVLATLTSTPIIIKDIRAGEGGLRQHEMSLLHLLDKVSDQHVIDVNDTGTKVGYKPGVVLGGKDLEHDCGVHRGIGYFIEPLILLGLFGRSPLSIRLKGITNDTKDPSVDTFRMVTLHMLKHFGVPLEGLELKIENRGAPPRGGGEVLLRVPNINSTLKAVNWIDEGMVKRIRGVTFSTNVSPQIENRILYAARGLFNKFIPDVHIFTDHRAGLSGGLSAGYGVSVVAETTTGCLISADATVSYPNVDEVSEQSKKPELMSPEDLGEQVASMLLEEVAQGGVVDSTHQGLLFMLCALCPPDVSKVRVGQLTPHAIESLRNIKEFLDVKFIIKPDPNSNTVTLKCVGAGVKNLARKIS, encoded by the exons ATGGGTCGCGAGAAGTCCCGGAGGCTCTCGGGCAGCCGAGACTTCCGGCAGCGGCTGGTGTTGGCGACGCTGACCTCCACCCCCATCATCATCAAGGACATCCGCGCCGGCGAGGGGGGCCTCCGCCAGCACGAGATGTCCCTCCTCCACCTCCTCGACAAGGTCTCGGACCAGCACGTCATCGACGTCAACGACACAG GCACGAAGGTCGGGTACAAGCCCGGGGTGGTCCTCGGCGGGAAGGACCTGGAGCACGACTGCGGGGTGCACCGCGGGATCGGCTACTTCATTGAGCCGCTCATCCTGCTCGGGCTCTTCGGCAGGTCGCCCTTGTCCATTCGGCTCAAAG GAATCACGAATGATACAAAGGATCCTTCTGTGGATACTTTCCGGATGGTTACGTTGCATATGCTCAAGCATTTTGGTGTTCCTCTTGAGGGACTGGAGCTCAAAATTGAAAACAGGGGAGCTCCTCCTCGTGGTGGTGGTGAAGTGCTTCTTCGAGTTCCCAATATAAACAGTACATTAAAG GCAGTTAATTGGATTGATGAAGGAATGGTAAAGAGGATAAGAGGTGTAACATTCTCAACCAATGTATCTCCACAGATTGAAAACCGTATCCTCTATGCTGCACGTGGACTCTTCAATAAGTTTATTCCGGATGTTCATATCTTCACCGATCATAGAGCTGGTTTATCTGGTGGATT GTCAGCAGGCTATGGCGTATCAGTGGTTGCTGAGACCACAACAGGCTGTCTGATTTCTGCAGATGCTACTGTGAGTTATCCCAATGTTGATGAAGTGAGTGAACAATCTAAGAAGCCTGAGCTAATGTCTCCAGAGGATCTTGGTGAGCAAGTTGCATCGATGCTGCTAGAAGAGGTGGCTCAAGGAGGAGTTGTTGACtcaacacatcag GGCCTTCTGTTCATGCTGTGCGCTCTATGCCCGCCTGATGTGTCAAAGGTTCGCGTGGGACAGCTGACACCGCACGCTATAGAATCACTTCGAAACATCAAGGAGTTCCTTGATGTCAAGTTCATCATCAAGCCCGACCCAAACTCAAACACGGTCACTCTAAAATGTGTTGGTGCGGGAGTGAAGAATCTTGCTCGGAAGATTTCATAA